A genomic window from Lotus japonicus ecotype B-129 chromosome 1, LjGifu_v1.2 includes:
- the LOC130729258 gene encoding uncharacterized protein LOC130729258: MGVEDECALCGLHLAELLQHLFIECPWSKAAWFAHPMGIITDAVREGFLQWITAWCIEKKPEDLALLFQGTWTIWKARNDHHFNGKLADPTIAMQRAISSLLELTEAQGHDQSPWLDNAVRVWNPPPPNKLKVNFDAGWTGNSEIGFGLIIRDHESRMMAATTHMEPFRLDPTVAEAMALRWCLSTIAELGLEDVLIESDSQMVIKAMQKQRSKPDMEPIIQDFKFLAQTFSSISYSHVNRQANNAAHVWWESPLQLLQKPFL, translated from the coding sequence ATGGGAGTTGAAGATGAGTGTGCTCTTTGTGGCCTCCATCTAGCCGAATTGCTTCAGCACCTGTTTATTGAATGCCCATGGTCAAAAGCTGCCTGGTTTGCTCACCCTATGGGAATTATCACAGATGCAGTTCGAGAAGGTTTTCTACAATGGATCACAGCGTGGTGCATAGAGAAAAAACCAGAGGATCTAGCTTTGCTTTTTCAGGGTACGTGGACTATTTGGAAGGCTCGCAATGATCACCACTTCAATGGCAAGCTTGCAGACCCAACAATAGCAATGCAACGTGCTATTAGTTCACTTCTGGAATTGACTGAGGCTCAAGGACATGATCAATCTCCATGGCTGGACAACGCGGTTAGGGTTTGGAACCCCCCACCTCCAAACAAGCTCAAAGTAAATTTTGATGCGGGCTGGACTGGCAACTCAGAAATAGGTTTTGGATTGATAATTCGTGACCATGAATCTCGCATGATGGCTGCAACAACTCATATGGAACCTTTTCGTTTAGACCCAACTGTAGCAGAAGCAATGGCCCTGCGTTGGTGTCTCTCTACGATAGCTGAGCTGGGACTGGAGGACGTATTAATCGAGTCAGATTCTCAAATGGTGATCAAAGCCATGCAGAAGCAGCGAAGCAAACCAGACATGGAGCCCATTATTCAAGACTTCAAGTTCCTGGCTCAAACTTTCAGTTCAATCTCTTACTCTCATGTGAATAGGCAGGCAAATAATGCAGCTCATGTTTGGTGGGAATCCCCCCTACAGTTGTTGCAGAAGCCATTTTTGTAG